The following are encoded in a window of Brevibacillus ruminantium genomic DNA:
- a CDS encoding MATE family efflux transporter, producing MYQTHTRKEKFRQFLTVLLPILVTQLALFGMTFFDTVMSGHASHIDLAGVAIGSSLWTPVQAGLTGILLAVTPMVAQMVGAMRKDQVPFTVMQALYLSVVIAIAVVFLGAALLGPVLNGMSLETEVREIAYYYLAAIALGIIPLFLYTVLRCYIDALGMTRVTMLITLASLPINVILNYVLIFGYFGFPRLGGVGAGLASAITYWLILLISLYVVHRVEPFAEYGIFTRFFRVSMASWKEILKLGLPIGFAIFFEVSIFAAVTLLMSQFNTITIAAHQAALNFASFLYMVPMSISMALTIVVGFEVGALRYRDARQYSYMGIGTALMLATLCAVGLFVFTRQVAGFYTNDPAVLDLAQHFLMYSILFMLSDAVAAPIQGVLRGYKDVTVTFIVALVSYWVIGLPLGYALANFTTMAAFGYWVGLIAGLAAGAVFLFGRLLILQRRKIAETAS from the coding sequence ATGTATCAGACCCATACTCGAAAGGAAAAATTCCGTCAGTTTCTTACGGTATTGCTTCCGATTCTCGTTACACAGTTGGCCCTGTTTGGCATGACGTTCTTTGATACCGTCATGTCTGGACATGCAAGTCATATTGACCTGGCGGGAGTCGCCATCGGCTCCAGCCTGTGGACGCCGGTTCAGGCCGGACTGACAGGAATCTTGCTGGCCGTGACTCCGATGGTAGCCCAGATGGTCGGTGCCATGCGAAAGGATCAGGTGCCGTTTACGGTCATGCAGGCGCTGTACCTCTCCGTCGTCATCGCGATCGCTGTCGTGTTCCTGGGTGCTGCTCTGCTTGGCCCCGTGCTGAACGGCATGAGTCTGGAAACGGAAGTGCGGGAGATCGCCTACTATTATCTGGCCGCCATCGCACTGGGGATCATTCCGCTGTTTCTCTACACCGTTTTGCGCTGCTATATTGACGCACTCGGGATGACCCGGGTCACGATGCTGATCACCTTGGCTTCTTTGCCGATCAACGTCATCCTGAACTACGTCCTGATCTTTGGCTACTTCGGCTTTCCGCGCCTCGGAGGTGTAGGGGCTGGACTGGCTTCGGCCATCACCTACTGGCTTATCCTGCTGATCAGTCTGTACGTAGTGCACCGCGTCGAGCCTTTTGCGGAGTACGGCATCTTTACCAGGTTTTTTCGGGTATCTATGGCATCCTGGAAAGAGATTTTGAAGCTCGGGCTGCCCATCGGCTTTGCCATCTTTTTTGAGGTGAGCATCTTTGCTGCGGTTACCCTATTGATGAGTCAGTTCAATACGATTACGATTGCGGCCCACCAAGCTGCGCTCAACTTCGCGTCGTTTCTCTATATGGTGCCGATGAGCATCTCCATGGCTCTGACGATTGTGGTCGGCTTTGAGGTGGGGGCGCTGCGTTACCGCGATGCGCGGCAGTACAGCTACATGGGGATCGGGACAGCGCTGATGCTGGCAACGCTCTGTGCTGTCGGGCTGTTTGTCTTTACCCGGCAGGTGGCCGGCTTCTACACCAACGATCCGGCTGTTTTGGACTTGGCCCAGCATTTTCTGATGTACTCCATCCTGTTCATGCTGTCTGATGCCGTCGCTGCCCCGATCCAGGGGGTGCTTCGCGGGTATAAGGATGTGACCGTGACGTTTATCGTGGCGCTGGTTTCCTACTGGGTGATCGGTCTTCCGCTGGGATATGCATTGGCCAATTTCACGACGATGGCCGCATTTGGCTACTGGGTTGGCCTGATTGCCGGTTTGGCCGCAGGGGCTGTGTTCCTGTTCGGCCGTCTGCTCATATTGCAGCGCCGGAAAATCGCAGAGACCGCCAGTTAA